The Thalassotalea nanhaiensis genome has a window encoding:
- a CDS encoding YaeQ family protein: MAQKATIYKATISLSDMDRHYYDTLNVTIAQHPSETDRRMMVRILAYILNAREDIQFCKGLSDDDEPEIWVKDYSEQIHLWIELGQIDEKRIKKGCTKAKEMRLYSYGSAADVWWKKIQNKLSAFSNLNVYKINDETCEQLAGLVDRTMELQCSIDSGQIWLGNNDSTVQIDLETLLEQKS, from the coding sequence ATGGCGCAAAAAGCAACCATTTATAAAGCCACTATTTCGTTATCTGATATGGATAGGCATTACTACGACACATTAAACGTTACCATTGCCCAACACCCGTCAGAAACAGACAGACGCATGATGGTAAGGATTTTAGCTTACATTTTAAACGCACGCGAAGACATACAGTTTTGCAAAGGACTAAGTGATGATGATGAACCGGAAATTTGGGTAAAAGATTATTCTGAACAAATTCATTTATGGATAGAGTTAGGCCAAATTGACGAAAAACGCATTAAAAAAGGCTGTACGAAAGCCAAAGAAATGCGGTTATACAGTTACGGTTCAGCCGCCGATGTCTGGTGGAAGAAAATTCAAAATAAGTTATCGGCCTTTTCTAATTTAAACGTGTATAAAATTAATGACGAAACGTGTGAACAACTTGCAGGTTTGGTCGATCGAACCATGGAATTGCAATGCAGCATTGATTCCGGCCAAATCTGGCTTGGCAATAATGACTCTACCGTCCAAATAGATCTTGAAACCCTTCTGGAACAAAAAAGTTAG
- the gloA gene encoding lactoylglutathione lyase yields MRILHTMLRVGDLDRSINFYQDVLGMRLLRRSDNEQYQYTLAFLGYDDMAHSTVLELTYNWGVKEYDLGQAFGHIAIEVDNVYTACEKIESLGGIISRAPGPVKGGTTEIAFVKDPDGYAIELIQAKED; encoded by the coding sequence ATGCGAATTTTACATACCATGCTACGAGTTGGCGATTTAGACCGCTCAATTAACTTCTATCAAGATGTGTTAGGCATGCGTCTATTACGCCGTAGTGATAATGAACAATATCAATATACCTTAGCCTTTTTAGGTTATGACGATATGGCACACTCTACCGTACTGGAACTAACCTATAACTGGGGCGTAAAAGAGTACGACCTTGGGCAGGCGTTTGGTCATATAGCCATTGAAGTGGACAATGTATATACCGCATGTGAAAAGATAGAATCACTTGGTGGCATTATTTCTCGTGCACCCGGTCCCGTTAAGGGCGGTACCACTGAAATTGCATTTGTTAAAGATCCCGATGGTTATGCCATTGAATTAATTCAAGCAAAAGAAGATTAA